In Sulfuriferula plumbiphila, the genomic window ACGATTTTGGCATTCCACACACAGCATTGCGCATTTGGCAGGGCACGGCACCACTGCCGGAGTTTGCAGCCGTATCCGAAGCCGTCAAAAACTGGGCTGCACAAACCAGCCAACCGCATTGCGGTACCCTGCCCTTGGCAGAAATGGCGGACTGGTTTGCTGGTGCCAGCCATCCGCGCTCGTTCGCAGCCGTGCCATTAAAAGCGGACCACAGCGTCGGCATTCTGGTGCTGGCCTCGGAAGACGCGCAGCGTTTTTACCCACAAATGGGCACGCTCTACCTGCAGCGTCTGGGCGAGCTGCTCGCCGCCGCACTACAGCGCCTGCTGCCGTGACTCCGGCAGCCCTGCTCGAAGCTTATTTGATGCATCTAAGCAGCGAGCGTGGCCTGTCTCGCCACACACAGGAAAACTACGCGCGCGATTTGCGCGTGCTGTTCGGAAAAATTGGCGAAGTCAGGCTGGACGCTTTGCAAACCCAGGATATCCGTCGCGTGCTCGCGGGACTGCATGCGCAAGGCTTGTCGGGCAAAAGCCTGGCACGCACGCTCTCCGCCTGGCGCGGCTTTTATCACTATCTGGCGAAGCGCCACGGATACAGCCACAATCCTTGCGAAAGCCTGCGTGCGCCGAAATCACCAAGGTCCCTGCCCAAGGCGCTGTCGCCCGATCAAACCCGGCATCTGCTCGAAGCGCCGACAGGCACGCCACTGCAAATACGTGATCTGGCGATACTGGAACTGTTTTATTCCTCCGGCCTGCGTCTCTCGGAACTGGCCGAACTCAAGTGCGCCCAGCTTGATTTGATTAGCGGCGAAGTAACGGTTACCGGTAAAGGTAACAAGACCCGTATTGTGCCCGTGGGTAACCGCGCGGCGCAGGCGTTGGCCCGCTGGCTGGCACTGCGGCCGGCGGGCACAGACTATGTGTTTCCGGGGCGCGCTGGCGCGCACCTGGGTCAGCGTGCCATCGAGTTGCGCCTGAAACTGTGGGCCGTGCGCGCCGGGCTGGAAGTCAACATCCATCCCCACATTCTGCGCCATTCCTTCGCTTCCCACCTGTTGCAGTCTTCGGGCGATCTACGAGCGGTGCAGGAAATGCTCGGCCATGCCAGCATCAGCACCACACAGATATATACCCGGCTGGATTTTCAGCATCTGGCCAAAGTTTACGACGCCGCCCATCCCCGCGCCAGGCGTAAAAGCTGAGCGCGCTGTATAGCGGCGCAACCAGATGCCTGCTTGCCCAGCGCCTGGATGCGCATGGCGTACTGGAGCACGCCACTAACGCACACTCGGCTGGCTGGTGAAGCAGCGCTGGCACACCATGTCTCGGGGGAAGGCCGCACTACACGCAACAATGCCGGATGGGCCGAAGCGCATAATCACGCGCATCCCAAGTGTGCGCAATGTGGTCAGGTTTTCTGCCTGGGCAGAGAATCCACGGCATTTGCGATACAGCTTGCCGGGAGGTTTTCAATCACAGCACATTGAGCTCTCGGCTAAAGGCATTCGTAGCGAGTTAGGTATCGCGGCAATAGATTCGCATTACTTGCATTCCGGATTTTGCCAAGATAATCTGCAACAAGGCTGCATTTAAAAAATCGGTGAACCGGTCCGATAAATCAGGAAATAAAACACCATGTTCACCGAACCCATACCTGTAACCCTGCTCACCGGATTCCTGGGTAGCGGCAAGACCACGCTGCTTAACCAGCTGATCCAGCAGTTGCCACGCAGTGCCATTATCATGAACGAATTCGGCGAAATCGGACTGGACCACCAGCTACTGAAAAAAACCGATGGGCCACTGGCGCTGCTCTCAGGCGGTTGTATTTGTTGTACTGTGGTAGGCGCGCTTTCACCCACGCTGAAAAACCTGTTCATGGCATCCAGTCGGGGCGAAATTCCGCAATTCGAGCGCGTCATTATCGAAACCACCGGGATTGCCGATCCGGCACCGATATTTGATACCCTCATCAACGAACGCTGGATTGCTGCGCGCTTTCAGCTAAACAGCGTGGTGACCACGGTGGATGCGGTGCTCGGAGACCAACAATTGGACAGCTACTTCGAGGCGGTCAAACAGGTGGCGGTTGCAGATCGCCTGCTCCTGACCAAGACTGATCTGGCTGACCATCACTCTGCGGCGGCGCTGCAGGCGCGGCTGGCTGCAATCAACCCGGCGGCACCAGTCATCACCGTGCAACATGGCCGGGTTGACCCTGCGCTCATCCTCAACGCCGGCTTGTATGACCCGGCCAATCAAACCAGCGAGGTAAAAAAATGGCTGAATGAAAGGCGCTATCGTCCGGCGGCGAGCATCACGGTGATGGGCAGGTCCGCGGAGGCACCAGTACACGACAACCGTATCCGCTCATTCAGCGTGACATTCGATAAACCGCTGGAGTGGACGGGCATTTACGCGGCGCTGCAAATGCTGTTGAACTTGCGCGCCAAGTCGCTGTTGCGCATGAAGGCTATCGTCAACCTCAAGGGCAAGGATAAACCCACCGTTCTGCACGCGGTGCAGCACATTCTCCACCCGCCGGCAGAGCTGCCGGAATGGCCGGATGACAACCGCCACAGCCGCTTCGTGTTCATCGTCGCAGACCTTGACGCCGAGCTGGTGCCACAAATCCTGCGGGAATTCAATGACGCTTACGCGAGCGGGCTGCTGCCGGCGCCGGCAGCAGCCCGCTGAGGCCCGCGCCGCACGCTGGCTCTGGCTTATATGGTCGGTTTGCCTGGTTATGCGCCGGGACTTGCCGCATCGGCGCTGTTTGACCTGCCTGCGGGAGCGGTGAACATGTGGACAATTGCATTGACAGGCGTGACCGGAAGGCTGCTCCGGGTGCGTGCGCGCGCTTGATATTTGTTATGCTTAGCGCCTATCATCAAAATATGGTTCGAATACATGCTGGTCACCCTCTCTCGATACATGTCCCACGACCGCGGCGCGTGCGTTAGCAAGGTACTCTAAATTGGATTTTTCGTTTTTCCGCAAAGACAAGAACAAGTCGGCACCCGCCAAAAAATCAGGCAAAGCCGCAGCGATAGAGGCTATTAATCAAGCACCACTCACCGAGGAGCAGTTCGGTTCCGCACCCGCGCACGGTGGAATTGACGTAGTGGAAACCGGCGCCAAACTCGCCCCCGGCATCGAGGAAGCCGCCATGCTCTACGCCAGCGACCGAGCCAATGAGGCCATTGCGCTGCTCAAAACCTACCTTGCAGGTGCGGATGCAGGCGACGCGCAATGGCGCATGCTGTTTGACCTGTACCGGGTGACCCGACAGCGTGATGCATTTGAGCAATTGGCACTGGATTACGCGGTGCAATGCGAAACTTCACCACCGGTGTGGGTGGATGGGGCGGCGGCAAAACAACCAGGAAAAGGTATCGCCGCGGATGCGACGAAGTCGAGCGGTCAACTGTTCAGCCTCAAAGGCAGCCTCGACGAGACCAGTGCCGACCGCATCGCGCTGCTGCAGAGCGCAGCCGCGCAAGGAGCAATCCAGCTCGACCTGTCAGGCATCAACGCAATCACAGCTAGCGGCAGCCAACTGCTTAAGGATGCCCTTGCCCATCTGCAAAAAAAGCGTGCCCTGCTACAAATTGCCAGCGGCGCGTTGATCAGCCTGCTCCAGCACCATACCGAGGAGGCCAGTCAGCACGAGCCCGCGTACTGGTTGCTGTTGTTGCAGCTGTACCAGGTGCAGGGCAAACAGGCTGAATTTGAAGACCTCGCCGTGGAGTATGCAGTGCGTTTCGAAGTCTCCCCGCCGTCCTGGGAAACCCCGGGCAAATTGGCACAGAGCATTGCCCCGGTGGCTCCTGCCGAGGCTGCCGAAGACGCTTCCTCCAATGGTTTTGCCATGCATGGAGTGATTAATGGCGGCAGTGCCGCGCTCTTTGATGAGTTTCGGGCATTTGCTGCGACCCGCAGTGAAGTCGAGCTGGATCTGGCAGATGTGCAACGGGTCGAGTTCGCCAGTGTCAATCTGTTCATGGATGCGTTGACGAGTCTGCTGCAAGCAGGCAAACGCGTGCGCATCGTCGGCGGCAATGAAATGGTCAACGTCGTCCTGATCGTCATGGGTGTGGACCAGATGGCCGAAGTGGTGCGACGCAAGGCCAATTAAATGTAAACGCGGGATATTGGCTGCACGGGGTTGAGAAACCGGCCGTCGGCCCCCACCTTGTTTTCCATCGCCTCTTTAATCCCCTCAAGAAAAATTCGCTGGTCATCACGGAAAGCTAACTCATGGAGCAATATCGCGGCACCACCATCCTTTCGGTACGGCGTGGCAATCAGGTCGCACTGGGTGGGGACGGCCAGGTTACCCTTGGCAATATCGTTATCAAATCCACTGCGCGCAAGGTGCGTCGCCTGTACCAGGAAAAAATTCTGGCCGGATTCGCGGGCGGCACCGCAGACGCCTTTACCTTGTTCGAGCGCTTTGAAGCCAAACTCGACCAGCACCAGGGAAATTTGCTGCGCTCCGCCGTGGAGCTGGCCAAGGACTGGCGCACTGATCGCATTCTGCGCCGTCTGGAAGCCATGCTGGCGGTGGCTGATAGCGAGCACTCCCTTATTATCACCGGCAACGGCGACGTGCTGGAGCCGGAATATGGCATCGTCGCCATCGGCAGCGGCGGCGCCTACGCCCAGGCCGCCGCCCGCGGGCTGCTGGAAAATACCGAGCTGCATGCGCGCGATATCGTCGCCAGGTCCCTGGCGATTGCCGGCGACCTGTGCATTTACACCAACCAGAATCATGTGATCGAAGTGCTTGAATAACCCATGTCCCAGATGACCCCGCAAGAAATCGTCCACGAACTCGACAAACACATCATCGGCCAGGATGCTGCCAAACGCGCCGTCGCCGTCGCCTTGCGCAACCGCTGGCGGCGCGCCCAGGTGGCGGAACCGCTGCGCCACGAGATCACCCCCAAAAATATCCTGATGATCGGCCCCACCGGAGTCGGCAAGACCGAAATCGCGCGGCGCCTGGCACGGCTGGCCGATGCACCGTTCATCAAGGTGGAGGCGACCAAATTTACCGAAGTCGGTTATGTTGGGCGCGACGTCGATTCCATCATTCGTGACCTGATGGAGACCGCGATCAAAGACCTGCGCGAGCAGGACATGGCCAGGCACAAAATGCGTGCCGAAGACGCCGCCGAGGAACGCATTCTCGATGCCCTGCTGCCGCCGGCGCGCGATGTGGCCTATCAGCTCGCTGCGGAAACCAGCGCCAAACCGGAAGATTCCGCCACGCGCCAGAAATTTCGCAAGATGCTGCGCGAGGGTGCATTGGATGAAAAGGAGATTGAGATCGAGGTCGCCGCCATGCAGGCCACCGCGCAGATCTTCGCTCCGCCCGGTATGGAAGACCTTACCAGCCAGATTCAGGGCATGTTCCAGAACATGGGCGGCGGACGGCGCAAAACCCGCAAGTTGAAAATCGCCGAGGCAATGAAGCTCATCACCGAAGAAGAAGCCGCGCAAATGGTGAACGAGGAAGACATCAAACAGCGTGCACTGGCCAGCGTCGAGCAAAACGGCATTGTGTTCCTCGACGAAATCGACAAAATTACCAGCCGCAACGAAGCCAGCGGCGGCGAAGTCTCGCGTCAGGGCGTGCAGCGCGATCTGTTGCCGCTGGTAGAAGGCACCACTGTCACCACCAAGTACGGCATGGTCAATACCGATCACATTCTGTTCATCGCCAGTGGCGCGTTCCATCTGGCCAAACCGTCGGACCTCATTCCAGAGCTGCAAGGCCGTTTTCCTATCCGCGTTGAGCTGACCTCGCTGGCGGTGGGCGATTTTGAGGCGATCCTCACCGCCACCGATGCCTGTTTGACGCGTCAGTACCAGGCGCTGCTCGCCACCGAGGGTATGGAAGTCAACTTCACCCCGGACGGCATCCGCCGCCTCGCCGAAATTGCTTTTCAGGTCAACGAAACCACCGAAAATATCGGCGCACGGCGCCTGCATACCGTGATGGAGCGCCTGCTGGAAGAGGTCTCGTTCGACGCCGGAAAATACAGCGGCCAGCATGTCAGCGTGGACGCTGCCTTTGTGGATGCACGCCTGAAGAATCTGGCGGTGCGCGAAGATTTGGTGCGCTACATATTGTGAGAAATTGATTAATGTTTCGTGTGGCTTGCCACCACACCCTGGTGAGGTTGAAATATGGCTGCGGGCGGTTGAGCATTATTGTTAATCAAGACAAATGTGCCCTGGTTAAATCTGTAGCGACATGGCGATATATTTTTAACGATTTACAAACAACCTCAGCTGTTCGCATGATGGGTTCATCTCATCAGGGCTACTGATTTGACTTGCACCCACACCGATTTGCCGGGCGCCAAACCGAGCGTGTCAGCGGAGAGCTTGGTGACGCGGCCCAGCAGCGGCACATCTCCAACCTGCAGGCGAATCAGGGCAAGGCTGGGATGGGTATCGTCGGCCAGTGCGACTACCTTGCCGTGTAGCTGGTTGAGGATGCTGGTATTGTCCGGTCGCGCCAATGCCAGGCTCACGTCTCGCGCCAAGATCCTTATTCGTACCGGCTCCCCCATGGCCGCGCCCATATCCCGCACCCACAAGCCGCCGCCGGCAAAATCTGCGCGCAGTAGATGCCATTTCTTGTCACGCATGCCGACTATGGCGTCGACCACTACGCCGGCGTCTTCGCCCAGGCGAATGGGCAAATCAAGCCGCGCCAGTGTTTCACTCAGTGGGCCATTCGCCAGCACGCGGCCGCCGTCCATGACGACGATGTGATCCGCCAGTCGTGCCACTTCGTCTGGCGCATGGCTGACATACAAGATCGGTATTTCCAGTTCATCGTGCAGATGCTCCAGATAAGGCAGTATTTCTTGCTTGCGCGCCAGGTCGAGCGCAACAAGGGGTTCATCCATGAGCAATATTTTCGGACTTACTGCCAGCGCACGGGCGATGCCTACGCGCTGGCGTTCGCCGCCAGAAAGCGTGCCGGGTTTTTGCGCCAATAACGCGCCGATACCAAGTAATTCGATGGCCTGATCCAGCGAAACACGCCGCTCGGATGCAGGCACGCGCTTCATGCCATATTCCAGATTGCGGCGTACATTGAGGTGCGGAAAAAGGCTGGCTTCCTGGAACACATAACCCAAAGGACGCTGGTGTGTGGGTAGATAAATCCGTTTAGCGTCGTCTTGCCAGACCGCGCCATTTACTTGCAAAAAGCCATCCGCTACACGCTCCAACCCGGCAATGCAACGCAACAGTGTCGTCTTGCCAGAGCCAGAATGACCGAACAGGGCGGTGACACCGCGCCCAGGCAGGTCAAGGTCGACATCCAGCGAAAATCCGCTGTAATCAAGTTTGAAACGAGCGCCGATTGTCGTGTTCATTTGCGCCGTCCGGTTGGGTTGAGTGTGTACAACCCCAGCAATACGAGGAAGGAAAATACCACCATGCCTGCTGCCAGGCTGTGTGCGTGTCCATATTCCATCGCCTCAACATGGTCGTAAATTTGCACTGACACTACGCGGGTTTTGTCTGGAATATTGCCGCCTATCATCAACACCACGCCGAACTCGCCAACTGTGTGCGCGAACCCCATCACCGTGGCGGTAAGGTAGCCGGGCTTGGCCAGGGGCAGTACAATGGTGAAGAAAGTATCCAGTGGCGAGGCCCGTAAAGTAGCGGCCGCCTCGGCATGACGCTCACTGATGGCCTCGAACGCATTCTGTATCGGCTGCACGACAAAAGGCAGTGAGTAAAAAACTGAAGCAACCACCAGGCCCCAAAAAGTAAAAGGAAGTAGCCCCAAACCCAGTGATTGGGTGAAATGGCCGACCGGGCCGTCAGGGCCCATCGCAACCAGCAGATAAAAACCCAGCACTGTAGGCGGCAGTACAATTGGCAAGGCTACCAGCGCGCCCGCTGGACCTTTCCACCAGGAGCGGGTGCGTGCCAGCCACCAGGCAATGGGCGTGCCGATAACGATCAGGATTGAAGTCGTGAGCGCGGCCAGCCTGACGGTTAGCCAGACCGCGGCAAGATCAGGATTGTCAAAATGCATACATCACGCCAAAAATTTACATTTAAACACGCAATCCTGCCGCGTGTAACCGTCAGGCTTGATCATGTCTTGGGCTTGCTTGGTTTTTCGATATATATTCAACAATATAATGCGGCTGATTGCCGGTACAAGCGCAGTATTTGACAGGCCTCTCAAGCAATCCATCGGTACGTTATAAATCAACGATATGGCATCATAAAAAGCGCCGTTCAACATATGCGGTACATCTCGGTAGAATGCTCAAACAACCCATAAACTCAGGAGACCAGCATGGCCACCCGCGATACCCTTACTGCTAAAGAGGCATCCTGCAACAGCCCGGAGGACTGGGCAGCCCTGGCGCACGAGGCGCTGGCCGAGCCGGTCGATGCCGAATACGCGAAGAAGCTGGTGGATGATATCGCTGGTGATTGCCAGTTCACCAAAGACCTGGTGGCGGTTGCCACGGTGTACAAGGCGCTGGGAGATGATGTGCAAGCGGCCGAACTGATGCAGCAGGCCGAGGATTATTGCATGAGCGGCGAGGAGCAAATCGCCTTGGCTGAAGGCAAGTTCAAGGTGCTGGGCGACAAGGCGGGGGCTATTGCCGCTTACGAACAGGCGCTGAAAGAGACTGCCAACGTTGCGCCGCTGCTGGAATTGTCGAAAACCGTGCTGAAGGTCATCGGCGACAAAGACTTCGCCAAGAAAATCTACGCCAAGGCAGAGGCCAAGGCGGAAACCGTCGCTGCCCGTGCCGCCGAATATGTCAAACTGGGTCAAGCGGCCGCCGCCGACCTGCGCGATCCGGCGTTTGTCGCCGAATTGTACGAGCGTGCCGCGGCCAAGCTCAGCGCGCCCGCAGATCTGCTGTTGCTGGCCAATTCCATGAACGACCCGATACGCGCCAGGCCGCTCTACACCAAGGTACTGGAAGGCAGCAACGACGTACAAAGTCTCGCCAAGCTGCTGGAAGCCGCACAGGCCGCCAATGACACCAGTTTCGTCAAACTCATCCTGGAAAAAATGGCCGGGCTGGCCACTACCACGCCGGATCTGCTCTCGCTCACTGATGGCTTCATGACATTGGGTGACGCTGCCAACGCCAGCAAGACGCTGGATGCCGCTGAAGACAAGGTCACCAGTGCGGATGAAATGCAGAAGGTGGTGGACGCCACTGCCCGCCATTTTCCCGAAGATACGGCACGCCTGGAACGTGGCAGGCAAAAGCTGGAAAAACGCATCGCCAACCAGGCGCGCTACGTCGAATTCCAGACCCTGGAAAACGCCTTGTCCAGCGTCAAGGCCACGCTGCACCTCGCTGATCGGGTGGCGGTCGAATTGGCCGATCCGTTCTATGCCGCAAAACTGCTCGACCGCGCAGAAAAAATGCTGGCGGAGGAGCCATTCCAGTTCAGCCGTACCCAGCCGCTGATTGTAGCGGTGGACAAGCACACCGACGACACCGCCTGGCTGGCGCGTCTGCTTGACGAATCGGCCGCCAAGACTACCGATTTCATCTGGTTCAAGGAAGTCGTTCACACCGCTGCGCATCTGCCGCGTCACGCCGAGCTTGGCCGCGAAAAGGCGCGCACCTATCTGAAAGACTGGGAAGCCAGACTCAAGG contains:
- a CDS encoding DUF484 family protein encodes the protein MQTEDIARYLAGHPEFFDQHPHLLTDIRVSHPFDGRAVSIAERQILNLREKYKLLETKLAELIEFGEENDAISEKMQHLTRALMSARELPTLLQMLKLNLHDDFGIPHTALRIWQGTAPLPEFAAVSEAVKNWAAQTSQPHCGTLPLAEMADWFAGASHPRSFAAVPLKADHSVGILVLASEDAQRFYPQMGTLYLQRLGELLAAALQRLLP
- a CDS encoding CobW family GTP-binding protein — translated: MFTEPIPVTLLTGFLGSGKTTLLNQLIQQLPRSAIIMNEFGEIGLDHQLLKKTDGPLALLSGGCICCTVVGALSPTLKNLFMASSRGEIPQFERVIIETTGIADPAPIFDTLINERWIAARFQLNSVVTTVDAVLGDQQLDSYFEAVKQVAVADRLLLTKTDLADHHSAAALQARLAAINPAAPVITVQHGRVDPALILNAGLYDPANQTSEVKKWLNERRYRPAASITVMGRSAEAPVHDNRIRSFSVTFDKPLEWTGIYAALQMLLNLRAKSLLRMKAIVNLKGKDKPTVLHAVQHILHPPAELPEWPDDNRHSRFVFIVADLDAELVPQILREFNDAYASGLLPAPAAAR
- a CDS encoding STAS domain-containing protein → MDFSFFRKDKNKSAPAKKSGKAAAIEAINQAPLTEEQFGSAPAHGGIDVVETGAKLAPGIEEAAMLYASDRANEAIALLKTYLAGADAGDAQWRMLFDLYRVTRQRDAFEQLALDYAVQCETSPPVWVDGAAAKQPGKGIAADATKSSGQLFSLKGSLDETSADRIALLQSAAAQGAIQLDLSGINAITASGSQLLKDALAHLQKKRALLQIASGALISLLQHHTEEASQHEPAYWLLLLQLYQVQGKQAEFEDLAVEYAVRFEVSPPSWETPGKLAQSIAPVAPAEAAEDASSNGFAMHGVINGGSAALFDEFRAFAATRSEVELDLADVQRVEFASVNLFMDALTSLLQAGKRVRIVGGNEMVNVVLIVMGVDQMAEVVRRKAN
- a CDS encoding tetratricopeptide repeat protein, which produces MATRDTLTAKEASCNSPEDWAALAHEALAEPVDAEYAKKLVDDIAGDCQFTKDLVAVATVYKALGDDVQAAELMQQAEDYCMSGEEQIALAEGKFKVLGDKAGAIAAYEQALKETANVAPLLELSKTVLKVIGDKDFAKKIYAKAEAKAETVAARAAEYVKLGQAAAADLRDPAFVAELYERAAAKLSAPADLLLLANSMNDPIRARPLYTKVLEGSNDVQSLAKLLEAAQAANDTSFVKLILEKMAGLATTTPDLLSLTDGFMTLGDAANASKTLDAAEDKVTSADEMQKVVDATARHFPEDTARLERGRQKLEKRIANQARYVEFQTLENALSSVKATLHLADRVAVELADPFYAAKLLDRAEKMLAEEPFQFSRTQPLIVAVDKHTDDTAWLARLLDESAAKTTDFIWFKEVVHTAAHLPRHAELGREKARTYLKDWEARLKGGNAGVYDYTKLAQAVIADLGDATWGNALLNEARSCAKDHYALAHIGQLTAQAGDAAGAEALYLEAAAVCASGEACQQLLDRLKSYELPEAQLRKIYETCGSALTSPADKLRWVEGITESFRDRAWAAQAYGEMEGQFTGADKARFHQSRMSRVGDEFYPYRHAA
- the modC gene encoding molybdenum ABC transporter ATP-binding protein; this translates as MNTTIGARFKLDYSGFSLDVDLDLPGRGVTALFGHSGSGKTTLLRCIAGLERVADGFLQVNGAVWQDDAKRIYLPTHQRPLGYVFQEASLFPHLNVRRNLEYGMKRVPASERRVSLDQAIELLGIGALLAQKPGTLSGGERQRVGIARALAVSPKILLMDEPLVALDLARKQEILPYLEHLHDELEIPILYVSHAPDEVARLADHIVVMDGGRVLANGPLSETLARLDLPIRLGEDAGVVVDAIVGMRDKKWHLLRADFAGGGLWVRDMGAAMGEPVRIRILARDVSLALARPDNTSILNQLHGKVVALADDTHPSLALIRLQVGDVPLLGRVTKLSADTLGLAPGKSVWVQVKSVALMR
- the modB gene encoding molybdate ABC transporter permease subunit, with translation MHFDNPDLAAVWLTVRLAALTTSILIVIGTPIAWWLARTRSWWKGPAGALVALPIVLPPTVLGFYLLVAMGPDGPVGHFTQSLGLGLLPFTFWGLVVASVFYSLPFVVQPIQNAFEAISERHAEAAATLRASPLDTFFTIVLPLAKPGYLTATVMGFAHTVGEFGVVLMIGGNIPDKTRVVSVQIYDHVEAMEYGHAHSLAAGMVVFSFLVLLGLYTLNPTGRRK
- the hslV gene encoding ATP-dependent protease subunit HslV — encoded protein: MEQYRGTTILSVRRGNQVALGGDGQVTLGNIVIKSTARKVRRLYQEKILAGFAGGTADAFTLFERFEAKLDQHQGNLLRSAVELAKDWRTDRILRRLEAMLAVADSEHSLIITGNGDVLEPEYGIVAIGSGGAYAQAAARGLLENTELHARDIVARSLAIAGDLCIYTNQNHVIEVLE
- the hslU gene encoding ATP-dependent protease ATPase subunit HslU, with the protein product MSQMTPQEIVHELDKHIIGQDAAKRAVAVALRNRWRRAQVAEPLRHEITPKNILMIGPTGVGKTEIARRLARLADAPFIKVEATKFTEVGYVGRDVDSIIRDLMETAIKDLREQDMARHKMRAEDAAEERILDALLPPARDVAYQLAAETSAKPEDSATRQKFRKMLREGALDEKEIEIEVAAMQATAQIFAPPGMEDLTSQIQGMFQNMGGGRRKTRKLKIAEAMKLITEEEAAQMVNEEDIKQRALASVEQNGIVFLDEIDKITSRNEASGGEVSRQGVQRDLLPLVEGTTVTTKYGMVNTDHILFIASGAFHLAKPSDLIPELQGRFPIRVELTSLAVGDFEAILTATDACLTRQYQALLATEGMEVNFTPDGIRRLAEIAFQVNETTENIGARRLHTVMERLLEEVSFDAGKYSGQHVSVDAAFVDARLKNLAVREDLVRYIL
- the xerC gene encoding tyrosine recombinase XerC; its protein translation is MTPAALLEAYLMHLSSERGLSRHTQENYARDLRVLFGKIGEVRLDALQTQDIRRVLAGLHAQGLSGKSLARTLSAWRGFYHYLAKRHGYSHNPCESLRAPKSPRSLPKALSPDQTRHLLEAPTGTPLQIRDLAILELFYSSGLRLSELAELKCAQLDLISGEVTVTGKGNKTRIVPVGNRAAQALARWLALRPAGTDYVFPGRAGAHLGQRAIELRLKLWAVRAGLEVNIHPHILRHSFASHLLQSSGDLRAVQEMLGHASISTTQIYTRLDFQHLAKVYDAAHPRARRKS